The following nucleotide sequence is from Paeniglutamicibacter kerguelensis.
GCCACCGTGGACTGGTGGCGTGAAACCCACACGGGCTGAACCGACCCCCCGCCGGCCGTTATCCGGAAGGTGTCGGCGACCCGCTCTGGGGCGTGGCAGGGTTCCCGCCGGGAACGTCGGCGGCGCCGTAGAGGGTGGCGATGATGCTCTTCGCCAGGACCACCGCGGCATTCTGCCCGTCGACGGGCGAGGCCGCAAGGTTTGTGCCCACGATGATGGTGTCGTCCGTGTCGTTGTTGTAGACCATGAACGACGAGTACCCGGGCAGCTGTCCGTCGTGGCCCAGAATGCCGGGGGCGAACTCGGCGATCCCGAGCCCGTACCCGACGCCGTTCGGCTGGCCGGCCACCGTGGGCTGGATGCTGTCCATCCGCAGCTTTTGAGTCTTCGCATCGAGCAGGCCTCCGGTCACCAGCGCCTTGACGTACACCGCAAGGTCCTCGGGCGTGGAGATGGCCCCGCCGGCCGTCCAAGCCCACGAGGGGTTCGCGTCGGTGTAGTTCAGCGGCTTGAGTGTGCCGTCGAGCGCGGCAGGCAAGTCGGCGGCGGGAACCGCATAGGAGTCGGTGGTCTCGGCGTTGGTGCCGAACTGGTATCCCTGCGCGTGGGGCATCGGGAGGACGGAATCCGTGTTCACCGGCAGCTCGGTGTTCTTCAGCCCCAACGGCTCGAAGATCCGCTTCCGGAACGCCTCGGACGCGCTCATGCCGGTGAGTTCCTCGATGACCGTCCCGAGCAGCACGATGTTGGTGTTGCTGTAGTCGTACTTCTGGCCCGGCGGGAAGTTCGCCGGGTGCTTGAAGGCGATCGACAGCAGCTCGTCGGGCGTCCAGGCCTTCTGCGGCTCCTTGTCGAGCGTTGCGTTGAAGCCCGGGTCGAACGTGTAGCTGTAGAGCCCGCTGCGCATCTCGGAGAGCTGGGCGATCGTGATGTTCTTGCCGTTGGGCACATCGGGCCGGAATTTCGAGATGGGGTCGTCCAGCTTGAGCTTGCCCTCCTGCACGAGCTGCAGGATGACCGTCGAGGTCATGGTCTTGGTGTTGCTGCCGATCCGCAGGAAATCGCTGAGCGACATCGGTGTTTCCTTGCCGATCTCGGCGGTGCCGAAGGTTCCCGACCAATCGCCGCGCGTGGGCGACTTGATCAGCACGACGACCCCGGGGATGGCGTTGGCCTTCATCACCTCGGGGAGCTGTTGCTGCAGCGTCATGGCGTATGCCGGCACCTGCGCGCTCCCGCCGCTCGGCGTGCCGGTTGCGGGGGCGGTGTTTCCGGTGTTTCCGGCGGTGCCGGCGGTGGGTCCGGCCGGTCCTCCGGAGGAACAGCCCGACACAGCGATCAACGCGCCGGCTACAACAACCGCGACCCTTGAATTTTTCATCATGCACCGCACCCAGTTTCCCTGATTCGGTTCGATCCCGTCCGCGGGCCCAGCCGGCTGCGTGCTTGCCGTCCCGTGCCATGCGGTCCCGATCCACAGGATAGCAAGGGTCCAACGCGTGCGGTCATCCAGCACGCGGCCCAATTTGGGGCCGGCTTTGCGCGGCCGCCGGCGCCATGGGGACGGCAACACGAAAAAACCCGCCGGATCTCAATGATCCAGCGGGTTCTTGTTCGGTGGAGGTAAGGGGATTCGAACCCCTGACCTTCTGCATGCCATGCAGACGCGCTACCAACTGCGCCATACCCCCGAATGGGAGCCACCCTTGCGGGCAACTCATCCATCATAGGTCACGACAATCGCGTGACGCAAATCGAGGAGTCCTAGAGGACGTCCGGGAGGGTTTCGATGTGCGACATGTCGGTTGCCGGCTCGCCGGTGGTCGGCAGCTCGATCAACGGGCAGTCGCCCCAGAGGCGCTCGAGGGCGTAGAAGACGCGGTCCTCGTTGTGCTGCACGTGGATCACGACGTCCACGTAATCCAGGAGGACCCAGCGGCCCGCACCGCGGCCTTCGCGGCGCACCGGACGGATCTCGAAGAGCTCGTCGAGCTTGTCTTCGATCTCGTCGACGATCGAGTTGACCTGGCGCTCGGAGGAAGCCGAGGCGATCAGGAAGGCGTCGGTGACGCCGAGGCGCTCGCTGACGTCCAGCGCGATGAGGTTTTCGGCCTGCTTGTCTGCGGCGGCAAGGGCTGCCGCCTTCACCAGGTTGATGGAATGTTCGTGGGCGCTCATGGGATTCTCCTTGAGTGTTTGGTCGCGGCCGCTAGGGCACGCTAATTGGAGTTGAAGATCATGATGAGGCCGGCAACGAGCGCCGCACCTCCAACGGACAAGGCCGCTATGACCATCAGGTACATGTTGTTGGCACGGCGCATTCCGGCGGTCTGCGCATCAAGCGGTTCCAGGCCCTGCGCGCGAACGGCACGCACGGGCGGGTGGGAGACGCGTGGCTCAACGTCGGCGGTACCGGGGGCCTCCGCCAGGGGCGGGACCTTCGGTGTCGCTCGTGCCGCGGGCGCGGGTTTGTCCGCGGCCTTCGGCGTGGCAGGGGCGAAGGCTCCGGACTTTGCCGGCGCCGCTCCTGCGCGTGCTGCTGCAGCAGCGGGTTTTGCTCCCATTAACTTTGACTCAAAGGAAGCTGCCTGGGCCGGAGTAGCAGCCGCAGGCTTTTCAGCAGGTTTGGCCGCAGGCGCTGGCGCACCCGAAGCCGAAGTCTTGGATTTTGCAAACGATGTGCCCGGGGCGTCCAGAATGGTGCCCTGGTCCGTCATCGAGATGTGGAAACCGCGCGTTTCCGGACCCGAGATGCCGGTGTTGACCAGCTTCTTTTCGATGTCCTCGTCGCGCAGCTGGTTCATGGAACCGGTGAACGGGTCCGAACGGCGCTGGCCGGCGCGCTGCGAGTTGGATTCCTCGAGGCGTTGGCGCTCAGCAGCACGGCGGCTGATGATGGCCGCCCGCGCCGCAAGTTCACGTTGCTGGGCCAGGACCTCGAGATCCACGTCGCCGAGGTCCTCGGCCGGCTGGATCAGCGCCGGGTCCACAGGTGCGGCCCCGCCGGAACGGCGGCGCAACGCCAAGGCATCCTCGACGCTCAGTTGCGTGCCGGCGCCGGGCTTCTGCGACGTCGGGGCATTGGCGGCCGCGGACTTTGCTGCAGCTGGTTTTTCAGCAGCGGGTTTGGTTGGGGCGGGCATTGCGGCATCGGATTCCGGGGCATCGCCGGCAGCCGCCGCGTCGTCCCGTTCTTCCACCGCGGTGGCGCCCATGGCCGCGCCGAGGGTCTGCAGGCGCATTTGCTTGCGGGTCAGCGGTGCGGGGTCGTCCCCGGGGGAAGGCTCCTTGGCCGAAAGTTCGGAGACTTCCTGTTCCAGGCGGCGCCTGGTGCGCAGCGCCTCGCGGTCGCGGGCACGTTGCAGGGAAGTCCGTTCCGCGCGCTGTGGCACGGCGTCGATTTCTCCCCCGGTGGCACGGCGGCTGCGCGCAGCCTCGGCGATGTTGGCCGGGGCCGCGACAGCGGGAGCGGGCTTTGCCGGCTCCACCTTTGCAGGCTCGATCCTGGCGGGAGCGGCCTTTGCCGGTTCCGGCTTGGCCTCGGGCGCGGCAACGACCTTGGCCGGCGATTCCTTGGCAGCGGGGGGCTTTGGCGCCTGCACGGCCGCCGGAGCGGGGACCTGCTTGGGTGTTGCCGCCTTGGCGGGGGCCGGAGCCGGGGCGACAGGAGCGGCCGAAGGCCGTGCTTCCCCGGCCTGGCTCGCGCGCGGCTTTACCGCGGGCGCGGACACCGACGGCTTGACAACCACCGGTTTCCCGACCGGGGCGGCAGCCTTCGGCTCCTTGCCTTCCGCCTGTCGGGCAAGCTGGGCTTCGGCCTCGGCACGGCGCTGCTCACGCAGGGCTCGCCTGCTGAGCGCGGGCCCGGTCTCGTCGCTCATCTTGTCCATTTCCCGGCCGTTCTACTTCTGGCCGTTTACTGCGTAGTTCTTGTCGTTGTAAAGCTTGTACTTGCCGATGTACTGGACCACGCCGTCCGGCACCAAGTACCACACCGGATGCTGCGTGCGAACGCGTTCGCGGCAATCGGTGGAAGAGATCGCCATCGCCGGCACTTCCATCAGGGAAACGTCGTTGCGGTCAAGCACCGGCAGTTCGTGCCCGGGCCGGGTGACGCCCACGAAGTGTGCAAGCGTCCACAGTTCCTCGGCGTCCTTCCAGCTCATGATCTTCGCCAGGGCGTCGGCGCCGGTGATGAAGAACAACTCGGCATCCGGGCGCTGGGCGCGCAGGTCGCGCAGCGTATCGATCGTGTAGGTCGGCCCCGGACGGTCGATGTCCACCCGGCTGACGGTGAACCGTGGATTGGCCGCCGTGGCGATCACAGTCATCAGGTAACGGTGTTCGGCCTCGGCGACCTCGCGGTCCAATTTCTGCCAGGGCGTGCCGGTGGGCACAAACACGACTTCGTCAAGGTCAAACACCGAGGCGACCTCGCTGGCGGCAACCAGGTGGCCGTGGTGGATCGGATCGAACGTGCCGCCCATGACGCCTAGGCGAAATGGGCGGTCCGTTCGCTCGGCCTCGAGACGGCTAGTGATGGCCGTGCTTGTTGGCGTGCTGACGGTGCGTGTCGTCGGTTTCGGCCTTGACCTCGTGGCGGTTGCCGACGTTGGTGTAGGACATGGTGATCAGCAGCATCAACATGAAGAGCAGGAAGATGCCGCCACCGATGATCAGCGCCATGGTTTCGGTGGGCAATCCCCCGGCCGATTCGGAAGCAAGGATAGCCGCGTTCAGGGACTGGGTAAACATGTTTCTCCAGGATGTTGTGTGCCGGTTTCGCTGCGAACGCACGACACGGTGTTCAAACTATTTGTCTCGTTAGGTTCTATCGTACCCACCTTGGCGCGCCGCTACGAACGAACATGCCCATCACCTTGGACAATCCACTTGGTGGTTGTGAGTTCGCGAAGCCCCATCGGCCCGCGCGCGTGCATCTTCTGGGTGGAAATGCCGACCTCGGCACCCAGGCCCAATTGCCCTCCATCGGTGAACCGAGTGGAGGCGTTGACGATGACGGCGGCCGAATCGACCTCGGCGATGAAGCGCTCGGCGTGCGCCAGGTTGTTGGTCAGGATCGCTTCGGTGTGCCCCGTGGTGTGGCGGCGAATGTGGCTAATGGCACCATCGAGGTCGTCGACGACGGCGACGGCCAGGTCCAGGTCCATGTATTCGGTGTCCCAGTCCGCGTCGACGGCCGGGACCGTCGGGGTGTCCCCCGCCAGTGCCGCGGCGCGTTCGTCGACGTGCAGGCGCACACCCGACTTCGCCAGGGCGGCAAGCACCTGTCCAGCGGCCTGCGACTTGGCGTTGATCAGCAGCGTCTCCACGGTGTTGCAGACCGAGGGGCGCTGGATCTTGGCGTTGAGCAGGATCGGCACCGCCATCTTGGCGTCGGCCGATTCGTCCAGGTAGATGTGCACGTTGCCCTCACCCGTTTCGATGACCGGAACCTTGGCGGTGGTCACCACGCGCTGGATCAGTTCGCGGCCCCCGCGCGGGATCAGCACGTCGATCTTGCCGCGGGCACCCATCATGGCGTCGGCTCCGTCGCGTCCGTAGGCGTCGACCGAGGCGACGGCGTCGGCGGGCAGTCCCACCGATTCCAGCGCGTCGCGGATCAGTGCCAGCAGCGCCTTGTTCGACGCCGCGGCAGCCGTGCCGCCGCGCAGCAGCACGGCATTGCCGCTCTTGAGCGCAAGGCCGGCGATGTCGACGGTCACATTGGGGCGGGCCTCGTAGATGGCGCCGATGACACCCATGGGCACGTGCACCTGACGCAGGCGCAGGCCGTTGGGAAGCGTCTGGCCGCGCAGCACGGTGCCCACCGGATCGGGTAGGCCGGCAAGTTCCTGGAGGGCGGCGATCAGCGCATCGACGCGCCTGTCATCGAGCTTGAGCCGGTCCAGCATGGCATCGCTGGTTCCGTTGGCCCGTCCGGCCTCGATGTCCTTGGCATTTGCCGCGATGATCCGGGCGCGCTTTTCATCAAGTGCCGCGGCGATCGCCAGGAGCGCGCGGTCCTTCCAGTTCCGGTCCGCGCGGGCCAGCACACGGGAGGCGGTACGGGCGCGGTCGGCCATGGCGGACACCGCTGCGACCGCGGCCTGCGGGCCGTCGGCCCCGGCTGTCACGTCGCTGGGATTCAGGGATGCATTGGCTATCTGGCTCATGCATATCAGTCTACGCACCAAGCGGCCGGGCCCGCCCTTTGTGTCAAAGGGCGGGCCCGGCCGGGTGTGCAACGGCGGATGGCGCTAGACGACGACCAGGTCGTCCACGTGCACCACGGCGCGCTCGTACTGGGTTCCGAGGTCCTGGGCCAGCTCGTGCGTGGAACGGCCGAGCATCTGCGGCAGTTCCTCCGAGGAGTAGTTCACCAGGCCGCGGGCGATCACGGTGCCCTTGGCGTCGGTGATTTCCACCGCGTCCCCGGCCTCGAACGAGCCGTGCAGCCCGGTGATGCCCGCGGGCAGCAGCGAGGCGACGCCGGAGGCCACGGCCCTGACCGCGCCGGCATCCAGCAGCAGGCGCCCCTGCGTGGCCGCAAGGTGGGCCAGCCAGAGCATGCGGGTGGAGCGGCGTCCGCCGCGGGCCGAGAACCACGTTCCCACGTCCTGCCCCGCCAGCGCCGCGGCGGCGTTGGCGGTGGAGGTGACAAGCGCCGGGATCCCGGATTCCGCGCTCATGGTGGCGGCCTCGACCTTGGTGGCCATGCCGCCGGTGCCCAGTCCGGCCCCGCCGGTGGAACCGATGCTCACGGTTTCCAGGTCGGCATTGCTGTCGACGCGCGAAATCCGTACTCCCCCGTCGTTTGGCGGGGCGTCGTAGACGGCGTCGACGTCGGAGAGCAGCATCAGCGCATCGGCCTTGACCAAGTGCGCCACCAGAGCGGCGAGCCTGTCATTGTCCCCGAAACGGATCTCGTGCGTTGCCACGGTGTCGTTCTCGTTCACGATCGGCACCACGCCCAAGGCCAGCAGCCGGTTCAACGCGCGGAACGCGTTGGCGTACTGCTGGCGACGGATCAGGTCGTCGGCCGTGAGCAGGACCTGGCCCACCGTGACACCGTGGGCGGCGAACGCCTGGGTGTACTTGGCCATCAGCAGCCCCTGCCCCACGGAGGCCGCGGCCTGCTGCGTGGCCAGGTCGCGCGGCCGACGCCCCAGGTTCAGGGGCGCCAGGCCGGCGGCGATAGCGCCGGAGGAGACCAGGATCAGCTGGGTCCCTGCGGTGCTGACCGCCGAGAGCCTGTCCACGAGGTTCGAGAGTGCTTCCTCGGAGATCCCGCCGTTGAGCGTGGTCAACGACGAGGAGCCGACCTTGACCACTATGCGCGAAGCACGCGGGATGTCCTGGCGTTCGTCAATGCCCGAGGGGTGGTTGGTGGCGCGCACGGTCGTTTCCTACTCCCCCTTTTTGGGTTCTTGGTGCTTGTAGTTCACCGACTCGGTCCAGATGCCGGCCTTGCGCTCGGCTTCCAGCTCGTCGCGGGCCGCGGCCTTGGCGTCCTTGCGGTCGGAGTGGATGGCCTTCTTTTCGCCACGGGACGGGCGTGCACCGTATTCCTCGATGCGCACGTCCTGGCCACGGCGCGAACCGAGCAGTTCGGCGCCGGCAGCCATCGTCGGCTCCCAGTCGAAGACCACGGCGTCGGCTTCCGAGCCGATGACCACGGCGTCGCCCGGGCGGGCACCCATCTTGTACAGCTGGTTTTCGACGCCGAGCTTGGCCAGGCGGTCGGCAAGGTAGCCGACGGCCTCGTCGTTGCGGAAATCGGTCTGCTTGATCCAGCGTTCCGGCTTTTCGCCAATGACGCGGTACAGGGCTTCGAGGTTGCGCTCTTCCTTGCGGATCACGAACCCCGCCTTGCTGGCCTTGGTGGCGCGCGGACGCACTACCTCGACGGGGACAACCAGCGGGGCTGCCTCGAGCTTGGCCCGGGCCTCCGTGACCAGTTCGGCCATGGCGAAGGAGAGATCGCGCAGGCCTTCACGGCTCATCGCGGAGACCTCGAAGACGCGGTAGCCGCGCTTTTCCAGTTCCGGGCGCACGAACTCGGCCATGTCGCGGCCGTCCGGCATGTCGACCTTGTTCAGGGCGACCAGGCGCGGGCGCTCGTTCAGCGGGATGATCTGTCCATCGGCGCCGGCAAACGAGGAGTCGGTCTCGTAGGCATCCAGTTCGGCCTGGATGATGTCCAGGTCGGTGACCGGGTCGCGGTCGGCTTCGAGCGTGCCGCAGTCGAGCACGTGCACCAGTGCGGCGCAGCGTTCGACGTGGCGCAGGAATTCGTGGCCCAGGCCCTTGCCCTGCGAGGCGCCGGGGATCAGACCCGGGACGTCGGCAACGGTGTAGCGGACGTCGCCGGCTTCGACTACGCCGAGGTTCGGGACCAGGGTGGTGAACGGGTAGTCAGCGATCTTCGGGCGTGCCGCGGAGATCGCAGCAATCAGCGAGGACTTGCCAGCCGACGGGTATCCAACCAAGGCAACGTCTGCAACGGACTTGAGCTCGAGGATGATCTCGGCTTCGTCGCCGGGAATGCCCAGCAACGCGAAGCCGGGGGCCTTGCGCTTCTGGCTAGAGAGGCCGGCGTTGCCCAGGCCGCCCAGGCCACCGGCGGCGGCAATGTACTCGGTGCCTTCGCCGATGAGGTCGGCGAGGATGTCGCCGGCACGGTTCTTGACCACGGTGCCCTCGGGCACCGGAAGGATCAGGGATTCGCCGTTCTTGCCCGGGCGAAGGTCGCCCTTGCCGCCTTCGCCGTTGCCGGCGTGGCGGTGGGGTGAATGGTGGTACGAAAGTAGCGTCGTGGTCTGCGAGTCAACGCGCAGGATGACGTCGCCGCCATTGCCGCCGCTGGCTCCGTCGGGACCACCGAGGGGCTTGAACTTTTCGCGTTTGATGGAGACACAGCCGTGCCCACCGGTACCACCGGAGACATGGAGGACCACTCGGTCGATGAAGGCTGCCACGGTTGAAAGCTCCTAGCAAAAAGGGGGTGAAGAGTTTCGTTCGATCTTTATTGTAGCGACCGAGGAAACATGGGTTTTTCTGGAAAAGCACAAGGAGGGTGAGCCGTGCGGCCCACCCTCCAATGTGTAATGAATGCGGTTATGCGCTAATTAGTCAGCGATAACGATGTTCACGACGCGACGGCCGCGACGGGTGCCGAATTCGACAGCTCCGGCCTGCAGTGCGAACAGGGTGTCGTCCTTGCCACGTCCCACGCCGGCGCCCGGGTGGAAGTGGGTGCCACGCTGGCGAACGATGATTTCGCCGGCCGAAACGACCTGACCACCGAAGCGCTTAACGCCAAGGTACTGGGCGTTGGAATCGCGACCGTTGCGAGTGGAACTCGCGCCCTTCTTATGTGCCATTGAATATGCCTACCTTCAGGTATTGAGAATTCTTGGAATCAACCGCAATTAAGCGATCGAGGTGACCTTGACCTTGGTCAACATAGCGCGGAAACCCTGGCGCTTCTTGTAACCGGTCTTGTTCTTGTACTTCTGGATGACAATCTTCTGGCCGCGAAGGTTCTCAATAACCTCAGCGGTCACCTTAACCTTGGCCAGCTCGTCGGCTGCGGAAGTTACCTTCTCGCCATCTACCAGCAACAGGGCCGGCAGTTCAATGGAGGCGCCTGGGGCGGCCTTCAGGCGATCAAGGGTAACGAGGTCTCCAACAGAAACCTTTTCCTGGCGGCCGCCAGCGCGGACAATTGCGTACACCACGTGGGTACTCACTTCTACTCGACGTTCAATATGTCTTGCTGCGCATCACTACCTCAAATACAAACGAGGATTGCGCTGTGCTGGCACGCCGAGCGGAAGAATCCGATAGCTGGCGTTCGCACCGAGGATCCAGACTACGCTAAAAAGCGCTGCCGGGGCAAATACAACTTACCCCAGCAAGTCGTCAAGACCCAATTATTTCAACTCGTTGACCGGCACCCCGACACCCAGCATAATCGGCGCATTGGCGTCGTTTAGGGGCTGAGCGGCCTTTGGGATATCTGCCAACGAAGCAACATGGGCGGAACCCGGTGTTGCAAGCGTGTCCGATGCCACAGAAACTGCGGCGTCAGACCCGCCCTGCGGGCTCGTGGCACGGCGGCTGCGCTTGACGCGCGCCACCGGCTCGATGCCCGAAGTCTTAGAGGTCGCCACAACGGCCTTCGCCTCCGAAGGTGCTGCGGCGGAAGCCTGCCCTGCCACGCCGGAGATGACCGGTGCAGCCTGCTCGGGAGCCTGCGAAGCCTGCTCCGGAGCGGGGGCCTTGGAACGGCTCTTGCGGCGGCTACGGCTGCGCGGGGCGCGGGTGGCGCCCTGGGCATCTTCGTGTCCGCCGGCGTCGTGGGACTCCGCATCCTCGACCGGGGAATTGTCCGGAAGCGCTGCTTCCAGGTTCTCCAGGGTCAGCTCCGGGGCCGAAGCCTCGGAACCGGCACGGCGGCGGCGTGCGTTCGGCACCACAACCTGCTCTCCACCCACGGTAAGCGTGGCACCGGCGGCTTCTGCCGCGGCATCCTCGTGTTCGTGGGCAGCGTGTGCGGCTGCGGCGATGTTGGCAAAGGCCGTGCGCGCCGCGGTGGCCTTGGCCTCGTTGGCCTCCGGCTCCACGGCATGAACCTCGGTTTCCGCCTCGGTGGTGTGCTCGACCGTGGTCGGCTCTTCCGATGCGCGGTTGCGGCGGCGGCGCTCGGCCCGCGAAGGCTTCTCCTGGCCACGGCTGGCAGCTACATGCGGCTCGCCGGCGGAGTTGAACGTACGGCGGTGCTCAACGGGCTCGTCGTGGGTGATCACGCCGCGGCCGTTGCAGGCCTCGCAGTTCTCGCCGAAGACCTCCAGCAGGCCGGTGCCCATGCGCTTTCGCGTCATCTGCACCAGGCCAAGGCTGGTGACCTCGGCAACCTGGTGCTTGGTCCGGTCGCGGCCCAGGCATTCGACCAGGCGGCGGAGCACCAGGTCGCGGTTGGACTCGAGCACCATGTCGATGAAGTCGATGACGATGATGCCGCCGATGTCGCGCAGGCGCAGTTGGCGAACGACTTCCTCGGCCGCCTCCAGGTTGTTCTTGGTGACGGTTTCCTCGAGGTTGCCGCCGGAGCCGGTGAACTTGCCGGTGTTGACGTCGACAACCGTCATGGCTTCGGTGCGGTCGATGACCAGCGAGCCGCCCGAGGGCAGGAAGACCTTGCGGTCAAGTGCCTTGTGGATCTGCTCGTCGATGCGGAAGGTGCTGAAGATGTCTACGTTGCTCTCCCACTTTTCCAGGCGTGAGATCAAGTCCGGGGCCACGTAGGTCACGTAGGCCTCGATGGTGTCCCATGCCTCGTTGCCGGAGACGATCAACTTGGTGAAGTCCTCGTTGAACACGTCGCGGACGACCTTGATGGTCAGGTCCGGTTCGCCGTAGAGCAGTTCCGGGGCCAGCGTCTTGGTGGACGTCGAGGCGGCCTCGATGCCCTCCCACTGGGCGCGCAGGCGGTTGATGTCGTTCATCAACTCTTCCTCGGAGGCGCCCTCCGCCGCGGTGCGGACGATGACGCCCGCGTTTTCCGGCAGGTGGTCCTTGAGGATCTTCTTCAGGCGGTTGCGCTCGACATCGGGAAGCTTGCGGGAGATGCCGGTCATCGAGCCGCCCGGCACGTAGACCAGGTAGCGTCCCGGCAGGGAGATCTGGGAAGTCAGGCGGGCACCCTTGTGGCCCACCGGATCCTTGGTGACCTGCACCAGCACGGTGTCCCCGGACTTCAGGGCGTGTTCGATGCGGCGCGGCTGGCCGTCGAGGCCCGCGACATCCCAGTTGACCTCGCCGGCGTAGAGCACGGCGTTGCGGCCGCGTCCGATGTCAACGAAGGCGGCTTCCATGGAAGGCAGCACGTTCTGCACCTTGCCGATGTAGACGTTGCCGATCAGCGAATCCTGCTGGGTCTTGGAGACGAAGTGCTCGGCAAGGATGCCGTCCTCCAGGACGCCGATCTGGATGCGGTCCTCGCGCTGGCGCACGATCATCTGGCGGTCGACGGATTCGCGGCGTGCGAGGAACTCGGCCTCGGTGATCACCTGGCGGCGGCGGCCGGACTCGCGCGAATCGCGGCGGCGCTGGCGCTTGGCTTCCAAGCGGGTCGAACCCTTGACGGCGGTGACCTTGTTGGACATGACCGAATCCAGGGACGTGCGCGGTGCGCGCACGCGGGTGATCGTGTTGGGAGGATCGTCCTGTTCGCCACCGGCCAGTTCCAGGTCGGCCTCGCCGCGGCGGCGGCGGCGGCGGCGGCGCGAAACGACGGCGTCGCCATCGGTCTCGTCCTCGTCGGTCTCGGCACCCTCGGCGGCTTCGCCCTCGGTGCGGGTGCGGGAACGCGAACGGCGGTTGCGGCGGTTGCCGGCCGAATCCTCGTCTTCGTCCTCGTCGGCGGCGACGGGTGCGACCGCGGAAAGGTCGGGAGCCTGGAACAGCACGGAGAGTGCCATTTCCGGAATCGCGAACGGATCGGTGATGCCTGCGGATTCGGTTCCGCCGGTGGCCATGGCCTCCGCGGCGACGGCCTCGACGATGCTCGCGGCGACGGCAGGAACTTCGGCCGGAGCCTCGGCAACAACCTCGGCGGCGGGCGCCTTGGCCGAACGCGAGGAACGGGTCGGACGCTTGCGCGCCGTCTTGGCCGGTGCCTCTGCGGGGGCTTCTTCGGTTACTTCTGCGCTTGCTTCGACCGGGGCTTCAGCCACGACGACAACTTCTTCGGTTACTTCAACCACTGATGCTTCGACAACGGCAGTTTCAACCACCGGAACTTCGGCCACGGGAGCCGCAACGGCGGCTTCCTTGGCCGGGGTGCCGGCAGCGTCGCCGGCGGGTGCCGAGGCGCGGCGGGAACGTGAACGTGTCGGGCGCTTGGCCGGTGCCTTCGCTTCGGCCTTTTCCTCGACCTTGGCCGGGGCTTCGACGGCGGGCTCGGCTGCGGATGCCGCAACGGGGGCAGGCTCAATGAGGCCGACCGGGGCATCGGTGCTGGCGACCGGGCTGGTGACGGCCGAGGTGGCGCGGCGCGGGCCGCGCTTGGCCGGGGCCTTCTTCA
It contains:
- a CDS encoding Rne/Rng family ribonuclease, which codes for MAANRDESKAAGQAPKARTRTSRPRNTSSEPTVPARPVRRAMTLAELNEAAAAPTSKTRANVAPRTAAARTTAARRRPAANAKAEAPAAAPTVETPAAAPVAAAPVKKAPAKRGPRRATSAVTSPVASTDAPVGLIEPAPVAASAAEPAVEAPAKVEEKAEAKAPAKRPTRSRSRRASAPAGDAAGTPAKEAAVAAPVAEVPVVETAVVEASVVEVTEEVVVVAEAPVEASAEVTEEAPAEAPAKTARKRPTRSSRSAKAPAAEVVAEAPAEVPAVAASIVEAVAAEAMATGGTESAGITDPFAIPEMALSVLFQAPDLSAVAPVAADEDEDEDSAGNRRNRRSRSRTRTEGEAAEGAETDEDETDGDAVVSRRRRRRRRGEADLELAGGEQDDPPNTITRVRAPRTSLDSVMSNKVTAVKGSTRLEAKRQRRRDSRESGRRRQVITEAEFLARRESVDRQMIVRQREDRIQIGVLEDGILAEHFVSKTQQDSLIGNVYIGKVQNVLPSMEAAFVDIGRGRNAVLYAGEVNWDVAGLDGQPRRIEHALKSGDTVLVQVTKDPVGHKGARLTSQISLPGRYLVYVPGGSMTGISRKLPDVERNRLKKILKDHLPENAGVIVRTAAEGASEEELMNDINRLRAQWEGIEAASTSTKTLAPELLYGEPDLTIKVVRDVFNEDFTKLIVSGNEAWDTIEAYVTYVAPDLISRLEKWESNVDIFSTFRIDEQIHKALDRKVFLPSGGSLVIDRTEAMTVVDVNTGKFTGSGGNLEETVTKNNLEAAEEVVRQLRLRDIGGIIVIDFIDMVLESNRDLVLRRLVECLGRDRTKHQVAEVTSLGLVQMTRKRMGTGLLEVFGENCEACNGRGVITHDEPVEHRRTFNSAGEPHVAASRGQEKPSRAERRRRNRASEEPTTVEHTTEAETEVHAVEPEANEAKATAARTAFANIAAAAHAAHEHEDAAAEAAGATLTVGGEQVVVPNARRRRAGSEASAPELTLENLEAALPDNSPVEDAESHDAGGHEDAQGATRAPRSRSRRKSRSKAPAPEQASQAPEQAAPVISGVAGQASAAAPSEAKAVVATSKTSGIEPVARVKRSRRATSPQGGSDAAVSVASDTLATPGSAHVASLADIPKAAQPLNDANAPIMLGVGVPVNELK